From the genome of Nicotiana sylvestris chromosome 2, ASM39365v2, whole genome shotgun sequence, one region includes:
- the LOC104237231 gene encoding probable RNA 3'-terminal phosphate cyclase-like protein has protein sequence MGKVSYMKLKGSQNLRLRLLLATLSSKSIVIEDIRSEATWPGLRPHEVSFLRLLEKICDDCVVEINETGTKLKYKPGIIMGGRHLVHDCGVSRSIGYFLEPLIVLGMFGKKPLTIRLKGITNDSKDPSIDTFRSTTLPILKQFGVPAEGLDLKIESRGVAPKGGGEVLLSVPMVPNSLKAIKWVDEGLVKRIRGVSFSTRVSVQFENTIIHAARGILNPFLSDVHIFTDHKAGAQAGMSPGYGISLVAETTSGCVISADTTVSYARGEDDADLEDDRKDLIPAEEVGEQIASALLTEIKQGGVVDSTHQGLLFLLCALCPKDVSEVRVGKLSPYGIEALRHIRDFLDVKFVMKPDASTGTVTMMCLGSGFQNLSRKVS, from the exons ATGGGGAAAGTATCATACATGAAGCTGAAAGGAAGCCAGAACTTGAGACTCCGTCTTTTACTAGCGACCCTTTCATCCAAATCGATTGTTATTGAGGATATTCGTTCTGAGGCTACTTGGCCTGGCCTTCGTCCTCACGAGGTCTCTTTCCTCCGCCTCCTTGAAAAAATCTGCGATGATTGTGTCGTTGAAATCAATGAAACTG GAACAAAACTAAAGTATAAACCAGGAATTATAATGGGAGGAAGGCATTTAGTTCATGATTGTGGTGTAAGTCGCTCCATCGGCTACTTTTTGGAACCGTTGATTGTGCTTGGTATGTTTGGGAAGAAACCACTCACCATTAGGCTCAAAG GGATAACAAATGATTCGAAGGACCCATCTATTGATACTTTTCGATCAACTACTTTGCCTATACTGAAGCAGTTCGGAGTCCCTGCAGAAGGATTGGACCTGAAAATTGAGAGTCGGGGAGTTGCTCCTAAAGGTGGTGGAGAAGTACTTCTTTCAGTTCCTATGGTTCCGAATAGTTTGAAA GCTATTAAATGGGTTGATGAAGGTCTGGTGAAGAGAATTAGAGGTGTTTCCTTTTCAACTAGGGTATCTGTTCAGTTTGAGAATACCATTATACATGCTGCTCGAGGAATCTTGAATCCTTTTCTTTCAGATGTTCACATCTTTACAGATCATAAAGCTGGAGCACAAGCTGGAAT GTCACCTGGCTATGGAATTTCTCTAGTTGCAGAGACTACCTCTGGTTGTGTTATATCTGCTGATACTACAGTTTCTTATGCAAGAGGAGAAGATGATGCAGACTTAGAGGATGATAGGAAAGATTTGATCCCTGCTGAGGAAGTTGGCGAGCAAATTGCTTCTGCACTACTTACGGAAATTAAACAGGGGGGAGTAGTAGATTCAACACATCAG GGACTGCTGTTTCTTCTATGTGCTTTGTGTCCAAAAGATGTTTCAGAAGTTCGGGTTGGGAAGCTGTCACCCTATGGAATAGAAGCACTAAGGCACATAAGAGACTTTTTGGATGTTAAGTTTGTCATGAAACCTGATGCCTCGACGGGAACTGTCACTATGATGTGTCTTGGCTCTGGATTTCAGAATTTATCCAGAAAAGTATCATGA